In Nicotiana tabacum cultivar K326 chromosome 2, ASM71507v2, whole genome shotgun sequence, the following proteins share a genomic window:
- the LOC107766699 gene encoding uncharacterized protein LOC107766699, protein MAVSIDGFSIREYTAKMRSVDVVKCWPFDESTKDVHVRAMLPPIAVKKFSWWLDVLELSDDNVDSDVIPVTRIRTARKTKAIKGKAKVQKKRSIIDIFAVAPQVERMDDGDYYDDEDDDHNCDIERVESSDRNVSAIRNSKNKKRNTKKKTKKKEKTIVSKLKEVNKGVIKKGNKRITQKKRVNSNCLDLLIQKKEKFDKLKVPSSFSKPSCPQHSRNCGNDMADYTPTYGKKAQRTHLVSEKKTKGLIDSKFSAKHQKTVIPVCSNLKKRTKRFPVENSTGGILSGPSDVNFCSNQQGDKHVPFSDCVAERGEVVSLVEEKGTNKFILRKTENEVSVRPGSPKQLSAVCSTADEPGLHRHNIGIKDDSFECCDIFNQVAEGNGNLKLFRRGYGVASHGSQYLCNPGTLHMPQQIYNHQKKAQIDGSLINACGANERSHEQLKGSLHELAGICSMHSVKAYPHQSSAYEILNRKPILLPQTITGSCTGHIMQYQPFPQISPQGLMCKVCSLPEWKQRESMYGEKGIEENHVGLPLNSQGELINLNSNGERKLTQLPSSREIVGSSRGLAVTDVALSKCMDNLPDARGHDKRAPPKDQLKLSFVDDSMQWNPTFPVPSRLGIYEYDAGRTNVELDPRKENEQSITSFELDRHVSNFSNHGSKQDDQAKQFETTRCQQYGNSDHVSLLVTPSKMRLMGKEFTVGKRDFHVPQDKRIWTDKQIIAENFSADNDNYNSVVTNHDQQKLTVHPVLGTLKGLVACSPSIRINQAIPQPWVCSPDYSHQIDSVQHNHLGAIKQSPFTVYNHKPNFEEPFTGGYKSFTISPYAPGPTAVHHYSSQNGGSSSVVLNSSNCAINSPFLHPNSGTNFRSPWSQLSSECTPWFSDAKEKKILMDFHELYSTSDRNHHHCSISGDNRQIDHSVYVASERFCSFTQRPALENPVASPSLANYPPMPLQIGSKANAGTKKRHGDVMKLKEKIISTPCLRETGYNREGKKKPLSASDNCTNAKNIPNLMFQEDPSAVAPLNRHSKFEGRFGCRQALESGLVKGMAKSIESGQSGTPDAGLGSFNSEDTLKYDCSLRSGPIKLTAGAKHVLKPCQYNDQKNFRPTHSTIQFGASTAGSTTLETENPTKIYKF, encoded by the exons ATGGCGGTGTCGATAGATGGTTTCTCTATCAG GGAGTATACTGCGAAAATGAGGAGTGTGGACGTGGTGAAATGCTGGCCGTTCGATGAATCAACGAAGGATGTTCATGTGAGAGCTATGTTACCTCCAATTGCCGTGAAGAAATTCAGCTGGTGGCTTGATGTACTGGAATTATCAGATGATAATGTGGATTCTGATGTTATTCCAGTCACGAGAATTCGAACGGCCAGAAAAACAAAGGCTATTAAAGGAAAAGCAAAGGTTCAGAAGAAAAGGTCCATTATTGACATTTTTGCCGTGGCTCCGCAAGTGGAGAGAATGGATGACGGTGATTattatgatgatgaggatgacgACCATAATTGTGATATTGAAAGAGTTGAGTCTTCTGATCGGAATGTTTCTGCTATCAGAAATAgtaaaaataagaagagaaatacaaagaaaaagacgaagaagaaggagaaaacgaTTGTGAGCAAGTTGAAGGAGGTGAATAAGGGCGTAATAAAGAAGGGTAATAAGAGGATTACGCAAAAGAAGAGAGTGAATAGTAATTGCCTGGATCTACTAATCCAAAAGAAG GAGAAATTTGACAAGCTCAAAGTGCCCAGTTCTTTTTCAAAACCTAGTTGTCCACAACATAGTAGGAATTGTGGGAATGACATGGCAGATTATACTCCTACCTACGGGAAGAAAGCACAAAGGACGCATCTGGTTTCAGAAAAGAAGACCAAAGGCCTAATTGATTCCAAGTTCTCCGCAAAGCACCAAAAGACGGTGATTCCAGTTTGTAGCAATCTCAAGAAAAGGACTAAACGATTTCCTGTGGAGAACTCCACAGGTGGCATTTTAAGTGGTCCCAGTGATGTAAATTTTTGCAGCAATCAACAAGGCGACAAACATGTCCCCTTCTCAG ACTGTGTTGCAGAGAGAGGAGAAGTTGTATCTCTCGTAGAGGAGAAAGGAACAAATAAATTTATTCTGAGAAAAACAGAAAATGAGGTTAGTGTTCGACCAGGATCTCCAAAGCAGTTATCCGCTGTGTGTAGTACAGCTGATGAACCTGGTTTACATAGGCACAATATCGGTATCAAAGATGATTCATTTGAATGCTGTGACATTTTCAATCAAGTTGCTGAGGGAAATGGCAATTTAAAATTGTTCAGGAGAGGCTATGGGGTGGCATCACATGGTTCACAGTATCTCTGTAATCCTGGGACTCTCCACATGCCTCAACAGATATATAACCACCAAAAGAAGGCCCAAATAGATGGAAGTCTAATTAATGCTTGTGGTGCTAATGAGAGATCACATGAGCAGTTAAAAGGTTCTCTCCATGAACTTGCTGGGATTTGCTCCATGCATTCTGTGAAGGCATATCCTCACCAGTCATCAGCTTATGAAATTCTGAACAGGAAGCCTATTTTGCTGCCACAAACCATTACAGGAAGTTGCACTGGTCATATCATGCAATATCAACCATTCCCTCAAATTTCTCCTCAGGGCTTAATGTGCAAAGTGTGTTCTTTACCAGAGTGGAAGCAAAGAGAATCCATGTATGGAGAGAAGGGAATTGAAGAAAATCATGTTGGCTTGCCCCTCAACTCTCAAGGGGAATTGATCAATTTGAACTCAAACGGTGAAAGAAAGTTGACTCAACTGCCAAGCTCAAGGGAAATTGTGGGTTCTTCCAGAGGATTAGCCGTAACCGACGTTGCACTCTCAAAATGCATGGATAATCTCCCTGATGCTAGAGGTCATGATAAACGAGCACCACCAAAAGACCAGCTAAAATTGTCCTTTGTAGATGATTCAATGCAGTGGAACCCTACTTTTCCGGTGCCTTCAAGGTTAGGTATCTATGAGTATGATGCTGGAAGAACAAATGTTGAGTTGGATCCGCGTAAGGAAAATGAGCAGTCTATTACTTCTTTTGAGCTAGACCGCCATGTTAGTAATTTCTCTAACCATGGGAGCAAGCAAGATGATCAGGCCAAGCAATTTGAAACCACCAGGTGTCAGCAATATGGGAATTCTGACCATGTATCACTGCTTGTCACTCCCTCGAAAATGCGTCTGATGGGAAAAGAATTTACAGTTGGTAAAAGAGATTTTCATGTACCACAGGATAAAAGGATTTGGACAGATAAGCAGATCATTGCCGAGAATTTTTCTGCAGATAACGACAACTACAATTCAGTGGTTACAAATCATGATCAACAAAAGCTTACCGTGCATCCTGTGCTGGGGACACTGAAAGGTCTGGTCGCTTGCTCTCCTAGTATCAGAATCAATCAGGCCATTCCACAGCCTTGGGTTTGCTCCCCTGACTACAGCCATCAAATTGATTCAGTGCAGCATAATCATTTAGGTGCAATCAAACAAAGCCCTTTCACTGTTTATAATCATAAACCAAATTTTGAGGAGCCTTTTACAGGTGGATATAAATCTTTCACAATCAGCCCCTACGCTCCTGGACCAACAGCGGTTCATCATTACTCCAGTCAGAATGGGGGCTCGAGCTCTGTTGTTCTGAACAGTTCAAACTGCGCCATCAATTCTCCTTTCTTGCATCCAAATTCTGGAACGAATTTCCGGTCACCCTGGTCTCAGTTATCTTCAGAATGCACCCCATGGTTTTCAgatgcaaaagaaaagaaaatactaatGGATTTTCATGAATTGTATTCTACATCTGACAGGAACCATCATCACTGCAGCATTTCTGGGGATAACCGTCAAATTGACCATTCGGTATATGTTGCATCTGAGCGCTTCTGTTCTTTCACTCAGCGCCCTGCACTGGAGAATCCAGTTGCTTCACCATCTTTGGCTAACTATCCCCCTATGCCACTCCAAATAGGTTCCAAAGCAAATGCTGGCACAAAGAAAAGACATGGTGACGTGATGAAGTTGAAAGAGAAGATCATATCTACTCCTTGTCTTAGAGAAACTGGTTACAATAGAGAGGGCAAAAAGAAGCCGCTATCTGCATCAGACAATTGTACAAATGCAAAAAACATCCCTAACTTGATGTTTCAAGAAGATCCTTCTGCAGTTGCACCATTAAATAGGCATTCTAAGTTTGAAGGTCGTTTCGGCTGCAGACAAGCATTGGAATCAGGTTTAGTTAAAGGCATGGCAAAGAGTATCGAGAGTGGCCAAAGTGGAACACCTGATGCAGGTCTTGGATCTTTTAACAGTGAAGATACTCTCAAATATGACTGTAGTCTACGATCTGGGCCCATTAAGTTAACAGCTGGAGCAAAGCACGTACTTAAGCCCTGCCAGTATAATGATCAGAAGAACTTCAGGCCAACTCATTCAACTATCCAATTTGGCGCATCTACTGCAGGTAGCACGACTCTGGAAACTGAGAACCCAACCAAGATTTACAAGTTCTAG